The Sulfolobus acidocaldarius DSM 639 genome has a window encoding:
- a CDS encoding dipeptidase translates to MKIVDLHQDLAYSNQMGRDVIEEEQKQSSIKMLRNFDSLIFGSIFPHIDTLNDKSHKLSNLYGRPTRGTSFSFSLFLDQVKFYYYLDRRGYITLVRRKEDLEKPGIKVLLSLEGADVLRDYEDIYLLKELHVYNLGLTWNYDNKFASSCMSNKDYGLTDEGEELVKTANSLGIIIDLAHAGKRTLLDVASISKRPIIVSHGNARKLKDHRRNLDDEEIEAIVKTNGVIGVTAIVETLREPTINGLVENIKYIGESFGWEYVAIGTDFLGIQKVPEGFENVMKLRELSDMLDGHSEEVLWKNAMRVILKHFET, encoded by the coding sequence ATGAAGATAGTAGATCTACACCAAGACCTTGCATATTCAAACCAAATGGGAAGAGATGTGATTGAAGAGGAACAAAAGCAGTCAAGTATAAAGATGCTACGTAACTTCGACAGTTTAATTTTTGGCTCAATATTCCCCCATATTGACACACTTAACGATAAGAGTCATAAGCTGAGTAACCTTTACGGTAGACCCACCAGGGGAACATCTTTCTCTTTTTCCCTATTTCTTGACCAAGTCAAATTCTACTACTATCTCGACAGGAGAGGTTACATCACACTTGTGAGAAGAAAGGAGGACTTAGAGAAACCAGGAATAAAGGTACTCCTATCTTTAGAGGGAGCAGACGTACTAAGAGACTACGAGGATATCTACCTACTTAAGGAACTGCACGTATATAACCTGGGACTAACGTGGAATTATGATAACAAGTTTGCCTCATCGTGCATGTCTAACAAAGACTATGGGTTGACAGATGAGGGAGAAGAATTAGTCAAGACAGCAAACTCACTGGGAATAATAATTGACTTAGCCCATGCCGGAAAAAGGACTCTACTGGACGTAGCCTCAATAAGTAAAAGACCAATAATAGTGTCACACGGCAACGCCAGAAAGCTTAAGGACCATAGAAGAAACTTAGACGACGAGGAAATAGAGGCTATAGTAAAGACGAATGGTGTTATAGGAGTCACAGCGATAGTTGAGACACTTAGGGAACCAACAATTAATGGTCTAGTGGAAAACATAAAGTACATTGGTGAGTCCTTTGGATGGGAATACGTAGCCATAGGGACAGACTTCTTGGGGATTCAAAAAGTCCCTGAGGGATTTGAGAACGTTATGAAGTTAAGGGAATTATCTGATATGCTAGATGGACATAGTGAGGAAGTATTATGGAAAAACGCAATGAGAGTAATTCTTAAACACTTTGAAACCTAA
- a CDS encoding OFA family MFS transporter: protein MNRNKFVIIGFIVMSFNSLYQYSWNALEPLLEKGLTQSIIQLSLGFTLFSFFSSMFQPLGGHFADKQGPRKIGVISAILSALGFLGTYFSPNIYVFYVFWTLGSIGEGILYGIAANLAMKWFTDKMAFATGIVSMGFGIGSAVANPFISLVGNYKTVTLTIGLVEIVLLPILLWISEYPKTLKGQPPRETIIDMRFWLIYISFIGATAVLSVLSSQLSVLGKGLPKQELITLVSILPLLSGGLRPIFGYVGDRIGLVRTALLLNVVLTFGAFMLLFNQLALSTILVGFAGGSIITLYFNISGEIFGTKFSTVNSGILYTGKAIGGVLGSSVFALVYTIGLIASEIYVIILGLVGVFSLLSVVLSKSSVKKVYKERT from the coding sequence ATGAACAGGAATAAGTTCGTGATAATTGGCTTTATCGTAATGAGTTTCAACTCCTTATACCAGTACTCATGGAACGCACTTGAGCCTTTGCTTGAGAAAGGACTAACACAAAGTATCATTCAATTATCTTTAGGTTTTACGCTTTTCTCGTTCTTCTCTTCAATGTTCCAACCTTTGGGAGGTCACTTTGCGGATAAACAAGGACCACGAAAGATAGGAGTGATCTCGGCAATTTTATCAGCTCTAGGGTTTCTTGGAACTTATTTTTCACCTAACATTTATGTGTTTTATGTATTTTGGACATTAGGGAGTATAGGAGAAGGTATACTCTACGGTATAGCTGCAAACTTAGCAATGAAATGGTTCACGGACAAAATGGCATTTGCTACGGGTATAGTTTCCATGGGATTTGGAATAGGATCAGCTGTTGCTAACCCATTCATATCTTTAGTTGGTAATTACAAGACTGTTACCTTAACTATTGGACTAGTTGAGATTGTCCTATTACCTATACTATTATGGATTTCAGAATATCCAAAGACTCTAAAGGGACAACCACCTAGAGAGACAATAATAGATATGAGGTTTTGGTTAATTTACATCTCGTTTATTGGTGCGACAGCAGTACTTAGTGTGCTCTCTTCCCAATTATCAGTTCTGGGGAAAGGTCTACCTAAACAGGAGTTAATTACATTGGTTTCCATATTACCATTACTAAGTGGAGGACTGAGACCTATCTTTGGATATGTTGGAGATAGGATAGGTCTGGTTAGAACAGCGTTATTACTGAATGTCGTGTTAACTTTTGGCGCATTTATGCTCCTATTTAACCAATTAGCTTTATCAACAATACTTGTAGGTTTTGCAGGTGGGTCAATAATAACACTATACTTCAATATATCTGGGGAAATTTTTGGGACTAAGTTTTCGACAGTTAATAGTGGAATATTATATACAGGAAAGGCTATAGGAGGAGTTTTAGGAAGTAGTGTATTTGCACTTGTTTACACGATAGGTCTTATAGCTTCCGAGATTTACGTGATTATCCTAGGATTAGTGGGTGTATTCTCCCTACTCAGTGTGGTCCTCAGTAAATCCTCTGTAAAGAAAGTGTACAAGGAGAGGACTTGA
- a CDS encoding heavy-metal-associated domain-containing protein has translation MDEFNKKEINNELRVMRFQVFDVECGNCVYKIKRALATLPDVVDINITPDFDNSKAVVILRYKGNLDKREIEEILKEISEESPYHEYKAVWES, from the coding sequence ATGGACGAATTCAACAAAAAAGAAATTAATAATGAACTTAGGGTCATGAGATTTCAGGTATTTGATGTGGAGTGTGGTAATTGCGTGTATAAAATTAAGAGAGCCTTGGCTACCCTACCTGATGTCGTGGATATAAATATTACTCCAGATTTTGACAATTCCAAGGCTGTTGTTATTTTAAGGTATAAAGGTAACCTTGACAAAAGAGAAATAGAGGAGATTCTGAAGGAAATTTCAGAGGAGTCTCCTTATCATGAGTATAAGGCAGTGTGGGAGAGCTAA
- a CDS encoding sodium:calcium antiporter, whose amino-acid sequence MKMLLFWVEFIGTFIGLFISAELIAKGADELEEVLGQGITGGILLGFITALPETIFVIIASLGGSLDVAFGSAIGGNILLFTVGAGLVGIVYFWKWKNNLVMDQEYQVENKFLIISTVALVLITLYSKLNVIAGVCLILIYVYYVIYRLRKFKRDKPIAKKEVDYVKISIFMVVGAILLIILSHYFVEQLDQISLSFGIPAVWISLVLSPIAGELEEKISAFRLITLSKKGGSLSLLSFVGSKIENNTVLLGIIGLFGDYSLRPVIPEMVSLILVNVSVLRVLFDRKLTVLESSLLIIAYAVIIIALYYL is encoded by the coding sequence TTGAAAATGTTATTGTTCTGGGTCGAATTCATAGGTACCTTTATTGGTCTCTTTATCTCAGCAGAGCTGATCGCTAAAGGTGCCGATGAGTTAGAGGAAGTATTGGGTCAAGGGATTACGGGTGGTATACTTTTAGGGTTTATAACCGCACTTCCTGAGACAATATTTGTTATAATAGCCTCTCTTGGGGGTAGTCTTGACGTAGCCTTTGGTTCAGCCATAGGGGGCAATATATTGTTGTTCACTGTGGGAGCGGGTCTGGTGGGAATTGTTTATTTTTGGAAGTGGAAAAACAACTTGGTAATGGACCAGGAGTACCAGGTGGAGAATAAATTTTTGATAATTAGTACAGTAGCTCTAGTTTTAATCACTCTTTACTCTAAGCTAAATGTGATAGCTGGGGTCTGTCTAATTTTGATCTATGTTTACTACGTAATATATAGGCTGAGGAAATTCAAGAGGGATAAACCGATTGCAAAAAAGGAGGTTGACTACGTTAAAATCTCAATTTTCATGGTGGTTGGGGCTATATTACTCATCATACTATCACATTATTTCGTGGAACAATTAGACCAGATTTCCCTCAGTTTTGGTATTCCCGCTGTCTGGATATCTCTAGTTTTGTCCCCTATAGCAGGTGAATTAGAGGAGAAGATCTCTGCATTTAGGCTTATAACACTCTCAAAGAAAGGAGGTTCCCTGTCGCTTTTGAGTTTTGTAGGTAGTAAGATAGAAAATAATACAGTCCTTCTAGGTATCATAGGATTATTTGGAGACTACAGTTTACGCCCAGTTATTCCAGAGATGGTATCATTGATTCTGGTTAATGTTTCTGTCTTACGTGTGCTCTTTGATAGGAAATTAACTGTTTTGGAATCGTCTTTACTAATAATTGCATATGCTGTTATAATTATTGCACTTTATTACTTGTAG
- a CDS encoding serine/threonine-protein kinase, whose product MSIIGAPRSSRKVLTLTVKGLPPDVLTKVVVNGLPYYLSNETVTFIEPIIWKASKVIKKNKVYEPIQSEGSASPPDNAEIVYRETSTIPEYWLEKKIGGKYKISKILGSGGAGYVMLAEDKQANKLAVKIYRLESENQGETALFRDSMIELANNINKISKLDHPKLIKFYDVNVNLEVIKSYFKGITYLYLKDPPYVAMEYMGNGTVKDLLLRDEYFYSVRWKKLVYRIIFQVARGLLYLHSEGYVHLDVKPSNIFIESVKGDDIRVKLGDLDSMKRVGQSILEITPEYAPPEQLQAHYTKEGARPTMDIFSLGITFYELLTRKKRQPNYLVSALEALSKGNHDEAKKLINDDIIYLSTWNIDSIDDDKIKDLIQRMVSPDPKSRPTAKEIVYELDDLLQRAEKK is encoded by the coding sequence ATGAGTATAATTGGCGCGCCAAGGTCTTCTAGGAAGGTTCTTACACTTACTGTGAAGGGTCTCCCCCCTGACGTTTTGACGAAAGTGGTAGTTAATGGATTACCATACTACCTTTCAAATGAGACTGTCACTTTTATAGAACCTATAATTTGGAAAGCCTCAAAGGTCATAAAGAAGAACAAGGTTTATGAACCTATCCAAAGCGAAGGTAGTGCTTCCCCTCCTGATAATGCTGAAATAGTTTATAGGGAGACCAGCACAATCCCTGAGTACTGGTTAGAGAAGAAAATTGGTGGGAAATATAAAATAAGCAAAATTTTGGGTAGTGGTGGAGCAGGCTATGTTATGCTGGCTGAGGATAAGCAGGCTAATAAGTTAGCAGTAAAGATCTACAGGCTCGAGAGCGAAAACCAGGGCGAGACTGCTCTATTCAGAGATTCCATGATAGAGTTAGCAAACAATATAAACAAGATATCTAAGTTAGACCACCCCAAACTTATAAAATTCTATGATGTGAATGTGAATCTAGAAGTTATCAAGAGTTATTTTAAAGGCATAACTTATTTGTATCTTAAGGATCCCCCCTATGTTGCAATGGAGTATATGGGCAATGGAACTGTTAAGGACTTACTTTTGAGGGATGAATACTTCTACTCTGTGAGGTGGAAGAAACTTGTATACAGAATAATATTCCAGGTTGCGAGGGGACTATTGTACCTCCACTCGGAGGGTTATGTCCATTTAGATGTAAAACCCTCAAATATATTCATTGAGTCTGTAAAAGGTGACGATATAAGGGTTAAACTTGGAGATTTAGATTCAATGAAAAGAGTTGGTCAATCGATACTTGAAATTACACCAGAGTATGCGCCACCTGAGCAATTGCAGGCTCACTATACTAAGGAGGGTGCTAGACCCACAATGGACATATTCTCTCTGGGAATAACATTTTATGAGCTACTGACAAGGAAGAAAAGGCAACCTAATTATCTTGTATCTGCTCTGGAAGCTCTATCTAAGGGTAATCATGACGAGGCTAAGAAATTAATTAATGATGATATAATTTACCTTTCAACTTGGAATATTGATTCGATTGATGATGATAAGATTAAGGACTTGATCCAACGAATGGTAAGTCCAGACCCTAAGTCTAGACCTACAGCAAAGGAAATAGTGTATGAACTTGATGACTTATTACAAAGAGCAGAGAAGAAATGA
- a CDS encoding zinc-binding dehydrogenase — protein sequence MKALAFDKNGLNNLKYVDYKDPSVGQHDVLIKVKLAGVNPVDYYTIEALKVNPIPHIPGVEFAGEVVKVGEHVRSVRPGDRVTIYGRIFDGTCDMCMSGYETVCRSGGRVGVDANGGFAEYISLEEKYVFRLPESYSWELGASLTVAGLTAYHSLKEANLRPGETVVVFGASGNTGIFIVQLAKKFGAKVVAVSRKKWLKDFGADLVVDYNEVEEKVKEVTNGKMADVVVNSLGEKFWEKSFSVVGIRGKLVTFGTLLGAEVKVNLSQLYSKHISILGVNRGNRKDFVELLELCKDCKVKTWKIFDLKDGVEAVKSLFNEDRDGRIFIGNK from the coding sequence TTGAAGGCTTTAGCTTTTGATAAGAACGGTTTAAATAACCTAAAGTATGTTGACTACAAAGACCCCTCAGTAGGACAACACGACGTGTTAATCAAAGTTAAGTTGGCAGGGGTCAATCCTGTAGATTACTACACAATAGAGGCATTAAAGGTAAATCCGATCCCCCACATACCTGGAGTAGAGTTTGCAGGAGAAGTGGTTAAAGTCGGAGAACATGTTAGGAGTGTAAGACCAGGTGACAGAGTCACAATATATGGAAGGATATTCGACGGTACCTGTGACATGTGTATGTCAGGCTATGAGACTGTCTGTAGAAGTGGAGGAAGAGTGGGGGTAGACGCTAATGGTGGGTTTGCTGAATATATCTCACTGGAAGAGAAGTATGTGTTCAGACTTCCAGAGAGTTATTCATGGGAACTTGGTGCAAGCCTAACAGTAGCAGGGCTTACAGCATACCACTCTCTAAAGGAAGCTAACCTGAGACCAGGTGAAACAGTTGTAGTGTTTGGTGCCTCGGGAAATACAGGGATTTTTATAGTACAGTTAGCTAAGAAATTTGGAGCTAAAGTAGTAGCAGTTAGTAGAAAGAAATGGCTCAAGGACTTTGGGGCTGACCTAGTAGTAGACTATAATGAAGTTGAGGAGAAAGTGAAGGAGGTAACCAACGGAAAGATGGCTGATGTGGTAGTTAACTCACTAGGAGAGAAATTCTGGGAGAAGAGTTTCTCAGTTGTGGGAATAAGGGGGAAATTAGTGACCTTTGGGACACTCCTAGGAGCTGAGGTAAAAGTAAACCTGTCTCAGCTCTACTCAAAGCACATAAGCATTCTGGGAGTCAACAGGGGTAATAGAAAAGATTTTGTGGAATTACTGGAGTTATGCAAGGACTGTAAGGTCAAGACTTGGAAGATATTTGATCTGAAAGACGGTGTAGAAGCAGTAAAGTCCTTATTTAATGAGGATAGGGACGGTAGGATATTCATAGGAAATAAATGA
- a CDS encoding DUF998 domain-containing protein, which yields MKESKIAGYLALIGTSQFLILMIVAEALYPGYSVKNNYISDLGVGRTAVIFNVSVALLGVLVIVASILMRKVFSYASYLVLLNGIGALIVGLFPETTGLPHLIGALSAFLFGGLAAILTSIKRNYFWTVLGAITLISLFLYLGKMYGPLGNGGLERLIVYPELVWGISLGTYLIEYK from the coding sequence ATGAAAGAAAGTAAAATTGCAGGTTACTTAGCCTTAATTGGAACATCCCAATTTTTAATCCTAATGATAGTAGCAGAAGCTCTATACCCTGGATACTCAGTAAAAAACAACTACATAAGTGATCTAGGGGTTGGGAGAACTGCCGTAATATTTAACGTATCAGTAGCCCTTCTTGGAGTGTTGGTGATTGTAGCGTCAATCTTAATGAGAAAAGTGTTCTCATATGCCTCATACCTAGTTCTGCTGAACGGAATAGGAGCCCTAATAGTCGGTCTCTTTCCTGAAACAACTGGTCTACCCCACCTTATCGGTGCACTATCAGCTTTCCTCTTCGGTGGTCTAGCAGCTATACTAACGTCAATTAAGAGGAATTACTTCTGGACTGTATTAGGAGCAATAACACTAATTTCACTGTTTCTATATCTAGGAAAAATGTATGGACCTCTAGGTAACGGAGGTTTAGAGAGGCTTATAGTGTACCCTGAGCTGGTTTGGGGTATAAGCCTAGGGACATACCTAATTGAATACAAATAG
- a CDS encoding ABC transporter ATP-binding protein, which produces MNTDTFVLVEVNNVWKLYGKFVANENISMNIEEGEIVALLGPNGAGKTTLVKQLYGELNPNKGEIRVLGSKPTDRGIKKHMGVVPQECEPYGDLTVWDNIYYMARIKGVDKERAKERTKELLEQLELSDKGKTLGRDLSGGLKRRLLISMALVNDPKLIILDEPTTGLDPQARREVWDILLKLKKEGKSILLTTHYLEEAERLANRIYFIYRKIIVEGTPNEVKDKFANWYEVIDYSTGNVYRVKGEDEVKRIIQQLNGKFEVRAPSLEDVYLEVIKSVQGVH; this is translated from the coding sequence ATGAATACAGATACATTTGTGTTAGTAGAAGTTAATAACGTATGGAAGTTATACGGAAAATTTGTGGCTAACGAGAACATTTCCATGAATATCGAAGAGGGAGAGATAGTTGCTTTATTAGGTCCCAATGGTGCAGGGAAAACAACACTGGTGAAGCAACTTTATGGGGAGCTGAACCCGAATAAAGGGGAAATTAGAGTTTTAGGATCTAAGCCTACCGACAGAGGAATAAAGAAACATATGGGAGTGGTTCCCCAGGAATGTGAACCTTACGGTGACCTCACTGTTTGGGATAACATCTATTATATGGCTAGGATTAAAGGAGTAGATAAGGAAAGGGCAAAGGAGAGGACTAAGGAACTGTTAGAACAATTGGAATTGTCAGATAAAGGTAAAACATTAGGGAGAGATTTGTCTGGTGGGTTAAAGAGGAGGTTATTAATCTCCATGGCTCTTGTTAATGACCCAAAATTGATAATATTAGATGAGCCCACAACTGGTTTAGACCCTCAAGCCAGGAGGGAAGTTTGGGATATATTACTTAAGCTTAAGAAAGAGGGTAAAAGTATATTGTTGACTACACATTACCTGGAAGAGGCAGAGCGACTAGCAAATAGAATTTATTTCATATATAGAAAAATAATAGTAGAAGGTACACCAAACGAGGTTAAGGACAAATTCGCAAATTGGTATGAGGTCATAGATTACTCAACAGGTAATGTATACAGGGTTAAGGGAGAGGATGAAGTTAAGAGAATAATCCAACAACTAAATGGAAAATTTGAAGTGAGGGCACCAAGTTTAGAGGACGTGTACTTAGAGGTGATCAAAAGTGTTCAGGGAGTTCATTAA
- a CDS encoding aldehyde dehydrogenase family protein, whose translation MEKGVYIGKLVKPVDREWYEVRNPADYREIVSKFPRLHRKDVVDAIKIAKESYEKWREYTAYERAKILFKTADILESRMQEIAKTLTMEEGKTLGESAYEVERVTSLLRYYGGLTLNSHGKTLQSSMKNSMHLTVREPIGVVGIITPWNFPFLIPGWKIAPALATGNTVVFKPASNTPTVAFELVNALYEAGLPEGVVNLVTGSGREVGDEIVTNKEIKAVSFTGSLEVGREVNSKIGNRFTRLQLELGGKNATVLTKNGDFNLAIEHVTWSVMVNTGQVCLATSRFLVPKELHDKAVNAMTESFKSLVVGNALKQPVHMGPLSSRDQYEKVLGYVEIGKDEGAKLVYGGEPIKGEDYDYGYFVKPTIFDNVTKDMRIAKEEIFGPVLAIMTYESLDEAIEIVNSTDYGLTAEIVTNNLNEAMKFSEGVEAGVVKVNRPTVELDQWVPYGGFKGSGNDVYKELGEEALDFYTKIKAVHLQY comes from the coding sequence TTGGAAAAAGGAGTGTATATAGGTAAATTAGTTAAACCAGTGGACAGGGAGTGGTATGAAGTAAGAAATCCAGCAGACTATAGAGAAATTGTGTCAAAATTTCCACGTCTCCACAGAAAAGATGTCGTAGACGCGATCAAAATAGCAAAAGAGTCCTATGAGAAGTGGAGAGAATATACAGCATATGAGAGGGCTAAGATCCTCTTCAAAACCGCAGATATATTGGAATCTAGAATGCAGGAGATTGCAAAGACCTTGACCATGGAAGAGGGAAAAACCCTTGGAGAAAGTGCGTATGAAGTGGAAAGAGTCACATCCTTGCTCAGATACTATGGCGGGTTAACGCTAAACAGCCACGGCAAAACCTTACAGTCCAGTATGAAGAATAGTATGCACCTAACCGTAAGGGAGCCAATTGGGGTTGTAGGGATCATAACGCCATGGAATTTCCCTTTCCTAATCCCTGGTTGGAAGATAGCTCCTGCTTTGGCTACAGGGAATACAGTTGTATTCAAACCTGCATCCAACACTCCCACAGTTGCATTTGAGCTTGTTAATGCACTATACGAGGCTGGTTTACCTGAGGGTGTAGTGAACTTAGTTACTGGGTCAGGAAGAGAAGTTGGAGACGAAATAGTGACAAACAAGGAGATAAAGGCTGTTTCCTTTACGGGTTCACTAGAAGTTGGGAGAGAAGTAAATAGTAAAATAGGAAATAGATTCACCAGATTACAGTTAGAGCTAGGAGGGAAAAATGCTACAGTTCTCACCAAAAATGGTGATTTCAACTTAGCTATTGAACATGTTACGTGGTCGGTCATGGTAAATACTGGTCAAGTTTGTTTAGCCACGTCCAGGTTCTTGGTTCCAAAAGAGTTGCATGATAAGGCTGTAAACGCAATGACTGAGTCCTTTAAGTCCTTAGTTGTGGGTAATGCGTTAAAACAACCTGTTCACATGGGTCCTTTATCCAGTAGAGACCAGTACGAAAAAGTGCTAGGTTATGTGGAAATAGGAAAGGATGAAGGTGCTAAACTAGTTTACGGAGGTGAGCCTATTAAGGGGGAGGACTACGACTATGGTTATTTCGTGAAGCCTACAATATTCGATAATGTAACCAAAGATATGAGAATCGCTAAAGAAGAGATTTTCGGTCCAGTCTTGGCAATAATGACTTATGAAAGCTTAGACGAGGCAATAGAGATAGTCAATTCAACGGATTACGGTCTTACAGCAGAAATAGTGACCAATAACTTAAATGAGGCTATGAAGTTCAGTGAGGGTGTAGAAGCAGGGGTTGTAAAGGTCAATAGACCTACAGTTGAGTTAGACCAATGGGTGCCCTATGGAGGTTTTAAAGGTTCAGGTAATGATGTATATAAAGAGTTAGGTGAGGAAGCCTTAGACTTCTATACTAAGATAAAGGCAGTCCACTTACAATATTAA
- a CDS encoding ABC transporter permease, giving the protein MFREFINLLFMQFKMIKAYLPVFIFFSILFPLGFIFSFGTIIQRTLSTYLISGSITFFISINSIISVAQNLALERSSGRFSLMIASGIPIQLYAISITISNGIQTLMLIPVFLVLGYFLLGVRISSALFFVLSIIGSIYMASMVGLLIGTAIRNLHAVNQWSSIIGFILSFFAPVYFPLTQIPLPFRYLAYLEPTTYVSQSTYFALVGNPISLAWFGGTVVIGFLFSFLSSLLMKKAF; this is encoded by the coding sequence GTGTTCAGGGAGTTCATTAACCTCTTATTTATGCAATTCAAAATGATTAAGGCTTACTTGCCTGTATTTATTTTCTTCTCCATTCTATTTCCGTTAGGATTCATATTCTCCTTTGGTACAATTATACAGAGGACTTTGTCCACATACTTGATATCTGGATCAATAACATTCTTCATATCCATTAACAGCATTATATCCGTTGCACAGAATCTAGCCCTAGAGAGGAGCAGTGGAAGGTTTTCATTAATGATTGCCAGTGGTATACCCATACAACTTTACGCTATAAGTATAACCATATCTAATGGTATTCAAACTCTAATGTTGATACCTGTCTTTCTAGTCCTAGGATATTTTCTATTGGGCGTAAGAATAAGTTCAGCACTCTTCTTCGTCTTGTCTATAATAGGATCAATATATATGGCATCAATGGTAGGATTGTTGATAGGGACTGCAATAAGGAACTTACATGCAGTAAATCAGTGGTCATCAATTATAGGATTTATCCTATCCTTCTTTGCACCAGTTTATTTCCCATTGACACAGATACCACTTCCATTTAGATACTTAGCTTATCTAGAACCTACAACTTACGTATCCCAATCCACCTACTTTGCTCTAGTGGGTAACCCAATCTCTTTAGCATGGTTTGGCGGAACAGTAGTCATAGGATTTCTGTTCTCGTTCTTGAGCTCACTGCTGATGAAAAAAGCTTTTTAG
- a CDS encoding NCS2 family permease: MSVTSFFELKARNTNLKTETIAGITTFLAMAYILFVNPSILTGGFELALRTSLGLSPTAPIPAAYQSLDNVIRIGFTVATATAAAVATLIMALFGKMPFGLAPGMGENAFIAYTVIPSFTNVLITSHYMQGESAAVFAVYLSLISVFFNGILFLIFSVGGIREFIINSVPETLRIGIGIGIGLFISLIGLADIGIVEPGQGTPIQLNTALLSQGAFYLGLVSFFIAAALLIARVIGGFIIAIIATTVVGGVMGYVSLPSAILTVPDFATSIVPNLSTSFYLYFVLFGLGFPIAFSLFLVDFFDGVGTISGLATKAGLIDEKGKIKNINRTLISDALASILAPFFGTSTTVIYVESATGIEQGGKSGLTALVISLLFFASIPLAPLFSVVPGFATGGVLVLVGLLFLSLAGKLVTNNDMTDTIPAFVTMISIPFTYSITAGIGLGFISYVVLKLASGKFRDLKLGSIIITILFIIYFALLATGL; encoded by the coding sequence ATGAGTGTTACAAGCTTCTTTGAATTGAAAGCAAGGAACACGAATCTTAAAACAGAAACAATTGCGGGAATTACGACATTTCTAGCAATGGCATACATATTGTTTGTAAATCCGTCCATACTTACAGGTGGATTTGAACTAGCCCTGAGGACATCACTTGGACTCTCTCCTACTGCCCCTATACCAGCAGCGTACCAGTCTCTGGACAATGTTATAAGGATTGGTTTCACTGTAGCAACTGCCACTGCAGCAGCTGTAGCGACATTGATTATGGCATTGTTTGGAAAAATGCCATTTGGACTAGCTCCAGGAATGGGTGAAAACGCCTTTATAGCTTACACTGTTATACCTTCATTTACAAATGTACTAATAACCTCACACTACATGCAGGGAGAATCAGCTGCAGTCTTTGCAGTATACCTTTCCCTTATTTCAGTATTTTTTAATGGTATACTCTTTTTGATATTTTCTGTTGGAGGGATAAGAGAGTTTATAATAAACTCTGTCCCTGAGACATTGAGGATTGGCATTGGTATTGGTATTGGGCTATTCATTTCGCTTATAGGACTTGCGGATATTGGTATAGTAGAACCTGGACAGGGAACACCCATTCAGCTAAATACCGCCCTATTATCTCAGGGAGCTTTCTACCTAGGATTGGTAAGCTTCTTCATTGCAGCTGCACTACTTATAGCAAGAGTAATTGGTGGATTCATAATCGCAATTATTGCCACAACTGTGGTAGGAGGGGTAATGGGGTATGTTAGCCTTCCATCAGCTATCCTTACAGTTCCTGATTTTGCCACATCTATTGTTCCAAACCTAAGTACTTCATTCTACCTATACTTTGTGCTGTTTGGACTGGGCTTCCCGATAGCGTTTTCCCTCTTCCTTGTGGACTTTTTTGACGGAGTTGGAACCATTTCAGGTTTAGCGACGAAGGCTGGTCTTATAGACGAAAAAGGGAAGATAAAGAACATTAACAGGACGCTAATCTCTGATGCACTTGCGTCCATATTGGCTCCATTCTTTGGGACTTCAACAACTGTAATTTATGTAGAAAGTGCTACAGGAATAGAGCAAGGGGGAAAGAGCGGATTAACTGCACTTGTGATTTCGCTTCTCTTCTTCGCATCAATTCCACTAGCACCACTGTTTTCTGTAGTCCCAGGCTTTGCCACCGGTGGGGTTCTCGTGCTAGTTGGCTTACTCTTCTTATCGTTGGCTGGTAAACTGGTTACAAATAATGATATGACAGATACTATACCGGCATTTGTTACAATGATCTCGATCCCATTCACTTACAGTATAACAGCAGGTATAGGATTAGGCTTCATAAGTTATGTTGTTTTGAAGCTAGCCTCAGGTAAATTTAGAGACCTAAAGTTAGGAAGCATAATAATTACAATACTATTTATAATATATTTCGCATTACTGGCTACAGGGCTGTAG